GTGGTATGCAGTTATTGAGTATGCTCTTAAATTTGATAGGCTGACAAAGtttgcacctgatctagtgcctTCAAATGTAGCCAGGCAAGACAAATTTTTTTaggggctgaatgctatgatagcccaggatgtgcgGATTACATCAGTACCTGTggagactacttatgcccaggttgttgCCCTCACAGTTGAGgaggcggagaataagatatggagggatagtggTGCACAACGTGATGTTcggagggcagtgcctccatttgtaggatctggtaggggcgaaatccctagtgatcagaagaggaagacccctgacacctcgaccattGTCGGTCCTGTAGGAAGGGCCGGGGTGTCTAATGCAGCCGCTAGGGTAgtagtgagacatggaggagttacccaaaGTGTGCCAGGTGTAGGAAGCGCCATTTGGACAAATGTCGGGAAAAAGCAtgttacttgtgcggggtgattggacatctcaagaaggactgcccaaatttgaagaaagaagaaccaaggaaggtagacagcttgactccaactcgagtgttcgctctgactcgggcagaggttgaggctaatctctcggtggtgacaggtcaactttctagtgctgacactccttatactatattgattgattctggtgctacacattcatttgtgttttagcaaagtgattgatagattgtttAGGCCCTGTGATTATTATATTGCGGGATTcaggactttattgcctacatgggagctggtagtttctaggagatgggttaggtcattgccagtgatggtggacaatGTGGAACTATCAGAGGACTTGATtaagttgggtatggatgactttgacatgattttgggaatggattggacAGTTAGGTATGGGGCgactatagactgcaagaagaagatggtgacttttgagcctgagggtgaggactcCTTCATTTTTGTTGGTACTGTGTATGGACCCCGCATTCCCaagatatcaacattgagggatAAATAcatattacaaggaggttgtataagGTTCCTAGCTAGTGTGGCGGATACCAATAGGGTCATAATTGTGGGACCAGAGGAGatcagattggtgtgtgagttcttagatgtgtttcctgaggacttaccgggACTTCCACCACACTGGGAGATTGAattcgtcattgagttagcaccaagTACAAaatagtgtcgagggcaccatacagaatggctccgacagagcTCAAGGTGCAATTACAGGAGTTATTAGACCTAggatttatcaggcctagcttctcATCGTGGGGTGCTCAAGTTTTgtctgtgaagaagaaggataggaccttgaggatgtgtatagattacagatatttgaacaagctgactattaagaacaagtacccactaccgaggatagatgacatgtttgattagttgcagggtaagacaatattcttgaagattgatcttcgatctggttatcaccagctgaggatcaaggatgaggatattccgaagacgacctttcgcacgaggtatgtgcattatgagtttctagtcatgtcgttTTGGTTGACCAATGCCCAACAAcattttatggatctaatgaatagggtgttcaaggattatcttgaCCAGTTTAtaattgtcttcattgacgacatcctGGTTTCCTCTCGCACATAGATAGAGTGTGAGCAACATCTTGGGTTagtattacagagattgagagagcaccgGTTGTATgtcaagtttaagaagtgcaagttttggttaccgcatgtgacattccttggtcacattTTCAGTGGAGAcgagattaaggtagatccagccaaggtagaagtagttagagattggccgaggccaaggaactcctcggaggttaggagtttccttggattggcgggGTATTATCGACGATTCATAGAAGGATTCTCAAAAATTGCTACACCATTAACGAAGTTGATACGGAAGAACCTGAAGTTCGTGTagtcagacagatgtgagaatagtttccaagaattgaagcgatggTTGATTACCGCTCTGGTGCTAAGTCTCTCTTCTGATTAGGACAAGTTTGTTGTGTATTGCGACGCATCGAGACTGGGGTTAGTTCACACCTCTTATTCCCTCCAAATTCATGGTaccctatagcgatgacatgtcgtcgctgtaggatacTAAGAATTTGGAGGGCCTAGTTGTGTGTTGTTGACGACCTTAtaacgacgacatgtcatcgctatagcttatttattttaataaataaataaaaaagaattttTCGTAGATTTCGACTGCATACAGTGACAACTTTAGCATCGTTGAAATAGATGTCGTCGATGTAGAGTTATTTTCTTATAGtgaagtaatgagacaaaatacaagatctaaaaaaatataaaccctatataaattaattatgctaaaattatttattgaatttttttagaaaaggaGACTGTTATTTATTGGGGATACCACTTTTTTTTAGAATTTGAAATATATAACTCAAAATAATAAAAGTGGGAAAAAATTTGTTTATGCTATGTATGAATATCTCAAATATCGTATTCGTAAAGATGCAAAGTAAATTCCTAATCTATTAATTATGTGCTTATTAACAATAAAATGTCGAGATAAAAATTCGTGCTAGAAATACTTCAATCATGTACTATATTAATTTGCTCTTCGAACGTAAAAATTATGAAGACTTTTTACACTTAGGTTTTCAACATTAAGTTTTGGGTTTAtattattttgaatgtattttaACTTAATTCTAGGATAAAttctatattttaaaaaatatatttttgaaacttCTATTTTTCCAAATGGAAAAAAATGGTTTCATAAACTCAAAGATGGAGGCAACAACTTACCTAAAGGTAGCCAATACACAAAAAGAATCTTTTTGAAGGGTAATTACataatttttaaagaaattaaggaTTATTGTAAAAGaatacaaataatttttttttcaaaattttgagagGGCCAACGCCACCTTCCCTCCGTTTGAATTAGTGTTTAGTTaagatattttcaaatataattatTTGTCAAAAATCGTGACACCATAAATAAAATTTGAGGGCAAATTTAGATTCATATgttttttttaactatttaacaaaataaatagtttaaaaatatattttgaaaaattgaaaatttattgtggaattaaactaaaataaaaggatccaaaatattataaatctttaaattttttcatttaaattaataattttctaaaaagttagcattgttaataattttttactttttattcaaatatcttatgtttaaaaactaaaattttgTGAATACATTATTCTGAACTTAGATttctaatattaaattattttttttcttcacataAAATTTGAAGGGAAAAGTGAAGATGTTTGAtgcaaataaattatataatatatatttgtatgtataGAGAGATATATAGTGTTGAGCGTTCCATTTCACGGTACTACTTCTCTGACACCTGCGAGGCCCCACGTTAAAAGATAAGAGATATTTAATAATGGCTAGCTAGCTtgattaatatttaatttaaaaaaaaataaatttaaatgccAGTATTCATTGGGAAATTATTCATtttttcatttcataatcataaaaaaaactaCCTTCATAATAAAGTGGAGGCAAGTAGACGTCCAAGGATTGTGAAATCACCTCgaatataaataagaaaagatATTGCTGAGAGTTTAATTTTTTGAAATCATATACAATCAAATCAGTGACTAATAAGTTTTTATGGGACATCATCATCACATACATGCTAGGCCTCCATGTACTAGGCTTTTGGATTTGGATTATGTGCTGATTAGTTAAAAAAAGCTAGCTAGAGAGATAATATGTATAGAATTATACacctattatatttatatatattgctACACTTTTATATTGTATAATTATTGCTCAAATTATTAACCACACAAAATATTGTAGTGGCCAAATTGCATGCATGTATCTAATATTTTGATGAGAAGATATTGCAAGAGAAATTATTGctttgttcttctttctttttctgtttaaatatttaaatttgaataaaaaagaaaataggAGCCAAAGTTAGGAAAAAAGTTGAAATATGAAAGCTGAAAATATGGAGGTAATATGGGGGTAATGAGCACCTATAATAAACAGAGACAAAATGAAATGATGTTTGTTTGCCACCCCAATGTCCTACCCTCCAACTTAAAGCCAAAAGGaaaaaaacttttttttatttatttatttttaaaagttgaaTATTATACAAATTAGGTTGCTTTAGTTGAAGCAAGACATTATTCCCAGGGTTACGTAGCACCGTGACGTCATGGTGAAGTGAGCTCCACGCAAGCAATGATCTACAGAAGCCCTAACAGAAACAATACTCGCAGATATATGTTTGGAGGATTCTCAGCTGCTCCTCCTAAAATGAGGCATAGTGGtgattttttggtgtttttgttgttgtttgggAAGTATTTTTGGCAATTTTTGTTATTTTCGTGATACATTGGagttatttagagtattctgcaaattttcaaaaaattttgaaCAATTTACAGCATAAAAATAAGATTAAAACATGTTACATTCCATGCGCATAAAATAAATAGTGACTCGTGCAATAAactatttgaactttgttttctaccctgtaaattatttggaatttctcGAAATTttacaagatgctctaaataactaaaatatacaACGCCATAAAAAAATTTGCACTGAAAATACTTCCCAAGCCCTTAAAACTAGAAGGAGTGCACCGACGTGCCCCTTTTTAGGAAGTACAACGGAGAACTaccctatatgtttatatgtagaGATCTTcacaattatatacatataacatgaaataattataaaaatcaccTACACAAATTTATTTATGAAAATGTCTTCCCAcatcataaaaaaaatactagaTTTCAAAAATAATATACGTGATTTGGGAACATTCTCGAAACCCGAATTTcctatttttctgggttttcaaaagtAATCTTTTAGTTACTTATAATGGTGATAAGTTACCAATTTGTTACTTTTtcgcaaaaaaaaaatatattatttcatatacaaTTTGGTTACCTCTACATTTTATTTTGTTGAAACATTTTTATCTTAAAATACTTATTAGTCTTTTTTTAGGCTAtagtcttattatttaagatacttttacaTTACCTTTAAACTTATTTTAGTAACTAATAAGTTACAATAAATTataacaaattaatatataacTTATCATCAAATgttacttttagtatactataTAGTAACTTTTTTTAATGAAGAGTTTTAATTCAATTTGTAGTCACTAATGTAACTTACatgtaaataataatatttattttagtaattaatcAAGCAAAAAAGAATCTAATAAATTACTTttgtattataataaaaaatatacattttggttttttattatgaatttttatttaaccaaattaaaaagtaactacataattattttttaaatacaatacATAAATTACTTATTACAATTATTGAATAtacatttctattttttattttatttttttataaacaaaaCAGAAAAGAATTTTTTTGGTTAACCAaatataaaagaaattaaaatattatttttaattccgGTCATCTTTTTTAGCGGTGGCGAAAAAATTTATACTTCTCACATAACAAAATGACCACTTTGAAGAGTAGGTCACGATTGTACCACCATTGTGCCCAAACGACCAACAGTGTGGTCagaattttgtttttaaattttggagaagaaagaaaaaagaagaatagatagatttgaagaaagagaaaaaaataaaaataaaagacttATAATTTATGATAGTCTAAACCGTATATgtgtaaataattatttatatgttatCTTTGTAAATAAAAGTCAAATCATATTCATCTATGCACTTATTTCTTATCTTTATACTATGCAACCCTAATTCTTGTTTGTTTAGAATAATTATGTCCATTTTTTACTTTGGAGGTTAATTAGTAATTAAGAAAGGTCATCCAAATGCACTTAAAGTTGCCTTGTTAGTTTTGACATGCAAACAAGAAAATGATACATACATAATTCTTTGTTGTACTGTAGATTTTTTTTAcatggtaattttttttaaaaataaattaacacaCATACATAAATACAAGACAGAAGCATATAACATCAATTAGGGActatattaaatttttaattatttccggTGACTGTACATGATATATTTTGCTCAAttttagagatttttttttttaaattcacaatattataaaaaacaaataaatttgaaGGTTCCCGTGCAATACACTGCCCCAGTGTTAACATATATAATTTCTGATCACAAATCTATCGAGGATAATTATATCATTATGAGCTAGTTAATTTAAGGGAGagcaagaaacaaaacaaaagatttatTTTATACTGTATATATTGTGCAATTGTATTAATGAAACAAATGGAGGCACACATCCATCTCattataatttgtttaattattgcTGATGAATAATCTCTGATCATTAAACAAGAAATTGCTACCTAGCAGTATTGGGCAAGAAGAGCCACGATCAAACGTTACTtgtcttaaaaaaaaaagtaaaaaaataaattaactgCGGTTAAAATATTATTTCTGGTATTATTGAATATACTGCGGTCTAGATGAAATAACTAGGTTTCTTCCTCCAGCAAAGACACACAATTAGGTAATATGATTGATGAAAATTAAGTTTCCTAAATGAACTACTTCATCATTTTATCTGATCAGTTTAACAAACGGATGAAGTACAAAAAGCACACAATTATTAATAGTAATAATCTGATCGATGGGCTAAAAAAAATTATGCAATCAACATAGGTATATCTCAACAATGTAAACTTGGTCCACACAGATATTTTAACTGATgggaaaacaaaataaaacaaaaaaacacaAAAGTTATCTAACTTTATAAAGCTTAATTAAATTGATGATAGCAGTATCATGGGGTATGGTTTGGGATTTGGGAAATGGGAAATGGGGGGTTAGATATGAGTAAAGTGCCAAATAAAACTCCTaacgaaaataaataaataaataaaaaccaaAAAGAAAGAAGTTGATTAGAAAAGGGAGATTAGAAAGGTGAGAAGCTTTTtcatttctttaattatttatttattttttattttctgcaAAAGTCAAATAAAACCTCTTACACAAAAACCATAATGATAACTTCACCGCCGATGCAAAGGAGAAAGATTTGCACCCAAGATTCATCATCATTGCCTTCTGATATTTGTTTTTGTTGCACCAAAAAGAAACCCGAGAAggagaaaaataaattaatttcaaaagAATCCCTAGAAAATAATCATGGAAATATTTATATGTAAAGCCCTTTGTGTCTTTTTTATCCCTTTTTTGAAAGATTTTGGTAGTGAATGATAAATTTTTCACTTGGATGATATGCCACTTTGCCTTGAAAAGATTTTCTTTTCTATTATTGTGCATTGATACCATTTTGATCACTTTTATCCTTGCAACGAGGAGCCAACTACATTCCTAATCTAGAGTAACCGCTGGTCACACAAACTTCTCATGCTACATATATATTTCaagaaattttatatatatatatatgtggtgtTTCTACTATACAACTAACAAAAAGAGTTGCGTGTACCTCTTTTTGTTTGTACTTCGTGAATAATTTttggcttaattttttttatgattatgtattttgtaattatttaaaatattgtgtaaatttttagaaaattttaaataatttagagtatcgaAAACAATATTCAAACAACTTGTTGCacaagttattattatttttaggtGCAAgaaaaacaatatgtttgaacattATTTTCGGCATTCTAAATTTACATGgtattctaaataactataatatacacagtTATAAAAAAATTGTGTCAAAAACTGTTTCCGGGGTACAAACAAAAAGATGTGCATCGGTGCACCTCTTTTTGTGAGTTGCACCAAAGAAATTCCCTATGTATATGTAATATCTTTTGTAAAAGGAAATTTGTGTATTTATGCATAGTGTGGGTTCATATATCCAAAAAAATATCATCATTTACCAACATTAAAAAATAATGCTACTATTTGCTTGGTTTCAAAAAtacctttttttatttttttagcctTTATATctcttctctcactctctctcggGCCACTTTTTGATTCTTTGGAGAGTCATGACAGCCACCACAAAACCATCATCACCACCAGATTTCTTTGAAAAAACGTCCCCAACTTTGGCATCATCCTcccttttttctctctctctctctttcttcttctctcttaaaGTATCCATGTAGACTAAAATAAAATGCTCCATGATAGTTTTTGATGATATAAAACTTAAATCCATTAAAAGCTCAATTAAGACACTAATTTATACATCTCGAATAGATATGTGCAtggtttttgtaatttttttatatctGAAACGTaaaagtttccaaaaaactcgatATACCTCGATGTGCCTCGATGCCCAGCTCGAATGGCctttaaaaatcatgattttcatgaaaaaaaaatatccGCCTCGATACACCTCGATGCCACCTCAACATGCCTCGACACACCTCGATGCAACTCGATGCAATTCATAGgaagtgcataacttttcacttgggtgtccgtttaagttattttttttttaatttgagtatTGTTTTGTGATCTACACGTTGGAGATGTGTACATacacatttgagaagtttaaagaTTAAAATCATATCCAACTTTAAAAATATAGGGGTATTGTTTTGAACTTTGGGATGTTTTCATGCTTTCAAATTCCCcaatgtgtgtgtacacatcttacatgtgtagatctcaaaaaatacccaaattaaaaaaaaatcacctaaaacgaacacccgagtgaaaagttatgcactttctaAGAATTGCATCGAGGTATGTCGAGGCATGTCGAGGCATGTCGAGGTAGATGGATTTTTCTCatgaaaattatgatttttaCCAAAACATGCCTCGATGCAATtagaaagtgcataacttttcactcgagtgtccgttttaggtgatttttttaatttggatattttttttgagatctacacatgTAAGATGTGTATACACACATTTGGGATTTTGAAAGCTTGAAAATACCCCAAAGTTGAAAACAATACCCCTATATTTTCAAATTGGGAATGTTTTCaagctttaaacttctcaaatgtgtATGTACACATCTCCGACGTGTAGATCACAAaaaagaaaatacccaaattaaaaaaaaattcaccttaaacggacacccgagtgaaaagttatgcactttATATGAATTGCATCAAGTTGTGTCGAGGTGGCATCGaggcaaataatttttttttcatgaaaatcatgatttttaagggcccatcgaGCTGGGCATCGAGGCACATCAAGGTGTATCGAGGAATATGAagttttctgcaaatttttacgtttcatatctaaaaaattgtaaaaaaaaattgtaaaaaatcaTGACAGATCtatttgaaatacataaattagTGTCTTAATTGAACTTTTAGTGGGTTTAAGTTTTATATCATTAAAAACTATCATGGGGCATTTAATTTTAGTCCCCATGGATACtttaagagagaagaagaaagagagaagaaaaaagggaggaggatGTCAAAGTTGGGGACGttttttcaaagaaatttggTGGTGATGATAGTTTTGTGGTGGCTGCCATGACTCTCCAAAGAATCAAATGGTgacttgagagagagagagatgaatgctaaaaaaatgaaaatggtatttttggaaaCCAAACAAATAGTAGCATTATTTTGGAATGTTGGTGAATGATGATATTTTTTGGATATAGGAACCTCCACTATACATAAATACCCAAATTTTCCTTGGCAAACCATTATAATCCACCTTGTTTGGTATCTAGCTCtcttatctcttctatataataagtgtgtagataacgaaaattattgattttaacggtttgttttgttaactgtaacgaaatattctaaatatttaacgaaatatacctttaaaattaacttcaaaataaatatttatcaattatattaatataaatttaaatattataaaatatcatcattataataatatttaatataagactgtatatataataattacattaatataaattcaaattcaaatatgttataaaatatcattattacaataatatataatacaagactagatatttaataactatattaatataaatttaaatgttatataatattattatgataataatatatattcctatttttttactaattatattactatgaatttaaatattataaaatattattattataataatatttaatacaaaactagatatttaatacttatatcaatataaatttaaatataataataatatataatatataattttaatttttattgaaaaagttattatttatgtttaaaaaaattaccatattatatatattttaaaaaaatggtaaataatgtttttgtttaattttttatttaatatgtttatattatttttttatttggactatttatataacaatgatataaatttgataaatataattaaaaaattatacaaataaaattaaataaatgtgttCTGCACGTTGTTTgtttctagtatatatatataaataggaaTAATTACAATAAagtgatatatttatatttgtaaaTATGATGATTTTTATCTCCTCCCACATCTGTTTCTTCACAAATCTACACTACCAAATAAAGGGCATGTATAAATATTAGAAAGGATTACTAATCAAAGTAAACCAAGTCTAAGTCAATgtctaccattttttttttacatttttaaagacaataatttctaccactttaaaataaataattaaataagagtGTAAAAATGCAAAATAGTACATTTAACTTTGAGTGGGAGaataaaaaagaaagagaaaaagtgaGGACAAAATTAAGCAGTAGTATATATGAAATTGTAAAACTATAAAAAAAGTTGATATAATTAAGAATATCACGTATGACCGGCAAGTAAGTAGTACAAATCTTTCCAGCGCACACGAACGACAGTAGTTTCATACTTTTGTAAGGTTACCTGGCATAAACGCAGATACCTCTTTGTCGTCTATTGTTGACTTGATACAACTAAACAGTAAAATTCCACTACCCATGTGAGACACGGATTTTCTGTGTACTCTACTTTCAGGTCAAATGTTTtcacttttttcttttattatatatacacacgcatattttatatgtatatatttcaCTCCAAAAACCCTACACACCAACTTTCAGTTTGAATGTTACAGAATCACTTCTTTTAGTAGTTATTTGTTTCATGTATCATCACTtatatttctttttcttcttttcacttTAATATATATTGTCCTGTAAACATAATGGATTCTAgtatttgatatttttaatattctTTTACTTCTAACTGATCTCTCGTCAGGAGAACGAAAGAAAATATATAAGGGTAAATAAAAacagaccaaaaaaaaaaaaaaagaaagaaagaaagagaaagataTTATATATCTATAAACAAAAGCGGTTGGTCATTACATATATTTAGGTATTTGGTTACTTTCAAGTCTTGGCAAAATTCTCTGTGTCTAATCGTCTTTGTGTAGAATTTGAAAGAGACCTTCCTACTAGCTTCTTAGCTATATAGGATGCTATTGATCTAGACTGCATAGCCATATATAGCTCCCTGCTTTTGTATTCCTCTAGCCCAGAagtgtttcttttctcttgtTTATGTCTTCCATTATATAGAGATCATTCTCTTACAGAAAGAACCTAAAAACCTCTTATCTTCTTTCGTTCAGATCTTGTGCACATCGATCTTTcaccagagagagagagagagagagagagagagagagagagagattgaaaTTGATGGCGTCGACGTCCCAGGCCATGCTGAACCAAGGGTTGTTTGAGGATCAAGAAGCACCAGCGCTgttgagttttttttcttttgctcCAAACAGCAGTTGCCTGACCCTAATCCCACCATTAGGTTGCCTTAAAAATTTctcatcatcttcttctccttcttctacAACTACTACCTTTTTGCCTTCCTCTAATAATATGTCTGAAACCCTACTCTCGTCCCTAAGCACTACTGCTACGGCTAATTATTCTAAGCAAAAAGATCATCAGCATCATGATCAAGACTTTAATTTAtctgatcataataatcattacGGTGCAGGACCCCAACTCCTTTCTTTGCAGAGATCAACCGCAAATCTATGGTAATTATAAATCGAAACCcttattatttacttttaaacCTTTTTATATTTTAGGTCATGCAATACATAGAACAGCCTGCAATATATTTATGATGTTTTTATGTATATATAGGTCATGGGGTGAGGTGAATGACTGCTTGGGAAGCAAGAGATCGAGTATTATAAGTGGGGGAGAGTTAGATCATCAATATCATGATCATCATCGCCATATTGGGGTTTCAACGATGAAGATGAAGAAGATAAAGGGGAGAAGAAAAGTAAGAGAACCAAGGTTTTGCTTTAAGACCATGAGCGAGGTTGATGTGCTTGATGATGGTTACAAGTGGAGAAAGTACGGACAGAAAGTGGTCAAGAACACACAGCATCCCaggtaactaattaattaattaattaatttataataataacaaCTCTACACCATTAACATTAATTCATCACATTTTACTTGGTATTGGTCTCTCTTTTTCATCTTTCAAGAATAAAGCTTTTGATCACATTTGATTTTTATACTCCTTTGTGTACCCCATATTTTACATGATCACttgctttctttctttcctctttgtctctctctctctctctctctctctctcattattGCTGTAGTTATCATTATTATCATTAGGCTTTACAGGCATATTGTAGCCCACAGGAGATCAATTTTTGCtggttaaatatatatatatatatatatatgtgtgtgtgtgtgtgtgtgaataaTATTTAACATTGATCTCGATCATGATCATAACACTAGCTAATAATATTTTAAGGTAATGTAATAATTATGATCAGCTATAGAAAGAACTAATTATTACCTTTGAAAGACGAAATGGGCATGAAAAGATAACCAATATTACTGCCGTTTTATTTGTTAAGATCAATTATATATAACAAGGGAcattaatttttttgttcattACATGACGGAAATCACaagatttacattaatttttttgGACTCAGTATGTGCATAA
The genomic region above belongs to Humulus lupulus chromosome 1, drHumLupu1.1, whole genome shotgun sequence and contains:
- the LOC133803552 gene encoding probable WRKY transcription factor 13; the protein is MASTSQAMLNQGLFEDQEAPALLSFFSFAPNSSCLTLIPPLGCLKNFSSSSSPSSTTTTFLPSSNNMSETLLSSLSTTATANYSKQKDHQHHDQDFNLSDHNNHYGAGPQLLSLQRSTANLWSWGEVNDCLGSKRSSIISGGELDHQYHDHHRHIGVSTMKMKKIKGRRKVREPRFCFKTMSEVDVLDDGYKWRKYGQKVVKNTQHPRSYYRCTQDNCRVKKRVERLAEDPRMVITTYEGRHVHSPSHDLEDSHAPSPLSNFFW